Part of the Ctenopharyngodon idella isolate HZGC_01 chromosome 8, HZGC01, whole genome shotgun sequence genome, ATCAAACAATGCACTcgataaaacaaataaaagggTTCAAATGAATTTTGCTTTATGAATGTGAGAGTTCAATCAATGCACCTCAACATcaaaactagataaaaaagttcatcaagacaaactttgatgttggcttgagaaaacCTGACCAGAAAGTCTGAAGAAGCTTTTAAAGTTTGAAGGCAGTTCAGTCTATCAGAAAacatagagatagatagatacatagatggataaatggacagataaatagattaaatataTTAGATTAGAATCTAAATAGATTAGAAAGAAAAATAGTATTAACACATTGTGAGCGTGTTTAGCAtgctgctagcatgatttagcacattgctagcatgctTCTACCATGAATTAGCACATCGCTAGTGTGATTTAACATGTTGGTAACATGTTTtatcacattgctagcatgaattagattttttttatcatgttgcTTACATGAAATATCACATTGCTTGTATATTTTttcacattgctagcatgaattaacatgttttaacacattgctaacatgttttagcatgtttctagcattaTTTAACACGTTGTTAGCATGTCCTAGGTTAGCTAGTCATTgcgatagatagatggacagatagaaCAATAAATAgttgttgctaacatgttttaacacattgctagcgtattttagcatgctgctagcatgatttagcacaatGTTAGCATTTTTCTACCataaattaacacattgctgGTGTGATTTAACATTTAGAGagaatgttttaacacattgctagcatgaattaacattttgctaacaggaattaccatgttgctagcatgaattatcatgttttattatgttgctagcatgaattagcattttgtttatcatgttaacatgaaatatcacattgcatattttatcacattgctaacatgaattaacatgttttattatgttactAGCATGAAccagcatgttgctaacatgttttagcatgttgttagcatgaattaacatgttttatcacattgttggcatgaattagcatgttgctagaacgatttagcattttgctaacatgttttaactttcctaacattaattaacatgttttaacacattgctaacatgttttagcatgtttctagcatgacatcacattgttagcatgtccTAGGCTAGCTAATCATTGcgatagagagagagatagatagatagaaagcaGATCAAAGGCGTAGTTTGTGTGTCAGCTGAAAGTTGAGTTTGTATTGACTCATTTGAACATTCCATCAGTGTAagtctgtgggattttttttctgtgggagttttgatcattttaaggAAAACTGCTCcgatcagttagaaaagatataACGTGAGTCagacagtctgaaggtctgagcTGAGTCTGGTGGTTCTCAGATGAGATAGAGTCAGAACTGTTActctcagaagaagaagaataattttAAATAGCGTTTCAGTActctttctcaagccaacataaaGAAATGATTGGCAGTGTTTCGCTCACCGGCCCTCATTGGTGTGAGTTGGATCTCCAGTGCAGGTGAAGTTCTCAATATAACCTGATTTACAGTCAATGAGGCTCCAGTGCGGTTTGCAGACGGTCAGGAAGTGTGGCCGCAGCCGGCCGATGGTGTATTTGGCGATGTCGGTCAGCGACTGGCTCAGCGCCGCTCCGAACACAAACGATCCCACGGCcttgtacacacacactatatattcATAACTGAAAGAAGCTCTGGACCTCAGATATATCGAAAAACACTCGCCGAAGATGATCTGTGGTGAAGAGAACAAATGTCAACGTACGGAAGCTTATTTCCAACAaaaactttatatctcacaattcagactttataacaatTCTTGAAAAAAGCGCCATacttctgagatataaactcacagttgcaaggagaaaaaatctgaattgtgagataaaaagtcccaatttccttttttattccatggcgagCCTCCATACAAATGACTGTAACTGAGcgtgttcatttttattgtatgaaGTTCAATTGTAGTGGCAAATGAAGCAATACTGGATAAGAAAGCTACTGAACGCTTACCAGCAGCAGAGCGAATGGAATCATTATTCCCATCAGTAACTGGTAAGATATGGTGTCTTGTTTGAAAGGGTACTTGATGGTGTCGTCGCTGCAAAAGAAGCCTCTTTTGAATGGCGTGTGCTGAATATTCAATACCGCAAACGGAAGTCCAGCTAAAAGAAATGGCAGAGAAACAAAGAAATGGAAAAGAAATTCCTGAAACATGTCAAAGAGGAAATACAGAATAACCAAAGTAATTAAATGGCCCTTCAttggtgattttattttttggtagaCATGATGTTGGTAGTAGTATATAATTAGAGAGGAATAGAGAAAAACATTCACCATTATGCTTAAATAACTTCGCATTATTGAAGTCAACAGTTCAACAATAGAGGTTAAACAAAGGCTCACCAGACAAATCTCATTATTCTGGCATTCGTATACATCCAATTCCTCACTGTGGCCGTTAACTTTAATGAGGAATCACAGTCTTTCCATTGAGGAATTTCCTCACGCACAAACATTCTGAGCATTTCTATTCAAGATCTAATTATGTATATAACATTCAGCTAATAGTGAAGCTgaaactacactctaaaaaatgctgggttaaaaacaacccaagttgggttaaatatggacaaatccagtgattgggttgttttaacccagcggttggattaaatgtttgatcagtgtgctgggcagttttatttaacccaactattgattaaaaattactatatggctggattataatccattcgctgggttaaaacaactcaaccgctgggttaaaacatcccaatcgctgggttaaaacatcccaatcgcttggttaaaacaacccattcgctgggttaaaacatcccattcgctgggttaaaacatcccaatcgctgggttaaaacatcccaatcgctgggttaaaacatcccaatcgctgggttaaaacatcccattcgctgggttaaaacatcccaatcgctgggttaaaacatcccaatcgctgggttaaaacaacccattcgctgggttaaaacatcccaatcgctgggttaaaacaacccattcgctgggttaaaacatcccaatcgctgggttttgtccatatttaacccaacttgggttatttttaacccagcattttttagagcgCATGCTAccaaaaatatgttgtaaaatattttgctaatgttcctattaagttatgaaaatgttatttctgaatgttttctgaacgTTCAAAACGTCCAATTGTTTAGAtgctgcaaaacatttttttcttggttatgcgaaCATCCCATTTtctcattcttcaaacattatgggaacgtccAACCAAAACATTTCAGACAAAAACTCTCCATAAACGATGTAATGTTCTTGttctaacattttgagaacattaataaagacattaagaatgtttgttcagaatcttgccagaacgttagctAAAGTTTTACTAAACATCTATGAATGTGTGAATTTATCTGTGAGCACTTGCTCTTATCTCTCCTCATAAAAGAGCTGTATCTCTGTACAAGCTCGTACTTCTGTGCTTTTCTGAGTATAATAGTGCAGCTTTGTATTGCATCACGCTTGAAACTGTTAGTGTATGTGCGGAGTGACGTATGAATGTATTGAGTATGAACATGTTGAATATGGATGTGAAGGTTTTTAACACCTCATTAATATTCAGTGCGCGGAGCTGCGAGTTCCTGGACAGTGAAACATTATCACATTCATATCAGATCTATCAGTACATTCAATAACGCGGTCAAATCAACAAACTCCGCTAGTAAGGCAggttaaacacacaaacacacagaggcCAGCCGTGCGAGAGTCTGAGTGAATGAACTCTTACCGAGCAGCAGACAGCTGACGTCCACACAAATACTCAAGAGTCCTTTAGTCTCGAACATTCTCAGATCCTCAAAAACACTTCTGCTCGAGTCTTTGGAGAGCTTACAgctgaacatttatttacatcagATAAAACAATGAAAGATGTGCGAAGCTATTGAACTTGTTAACAGGAACACATGAGTTAAGCTGCGGATAATCTGATCATCGAgcgaaaaaaacagtttttccgGAGTTTTTCCGTCCTTATCGTTATTAACGAGCGTCAATCAGTGAGTTTTATGGCAGTGGTCCGATGAATGTCGCCGTTACATCTCCGGTTACTTCATATCGCATGATGGTGAGGTCAATCCTTCCATTTGTCAATCATCTACAAGCTCCGCCCACCGTTTCCTCTTCCTCAGCAGCTTAAAAGAGCAGATTCTGCATTCTCATTCACTTTTCAAGTTAAATAGGCAaaggtcatatatatatatatacatacatacatatataatacacacagtcagatttatttaaacagcaCATTAtgcaatacagattgttttgttttaaagcagcttcacattaaTAAAAAGGGAAATGACAGAATCAATGTTGCAATAattcagttcacccaaaagcaCTTCCCTGTATCTAACAGAAATTTGTTCTAAGAACAATTTGCTAATGTTCCCCTTAAATTACGAAAACATAATTTCTGAATGTTTGCAGAACGTTCAAAACATCTaggtttttgaatgttttaaaaacgttaGAGAAAACATTAAGGGAATGTTTTCTCTATTTTATCGTTTTGCAAATATTACGGgatacttttaaatgttttctgaacCATCTGaacgtttaaaaaacaaacatccaactaaaaaAACGTTCCATGACTGAAGGATAAATAACATTTGTAccaatgttttgagaacattattaaagaccagataactttgaacgaacgttctattaatgttactggaggaacgtttgttcataactttgagagaacgttGAAAGAACGATAGTTGGGTCTATATCAATATAAGCACATAACTGTCTTTGGATAGTTCTCAGAGCTGTTCCTCATGACTTTATATTGTGCTGGTTGTATTTGTGCAGATGATTGTTGATCTGCTGGTGGAAGATCATCAGTCCCAGCTGACTGTGAGACGCTTCGTTCAGAGCTTTAGACTGCAAACACAGTTTAAAAGTCTCTGTGGATAAATGAGCATGACAGAGAGTCTGATGCCACACGTGAAACAGGCCACGCGACGGCGCTCGAACCACCAGCAGACTGCTGCGCAGGAACTTCCTGTAGAGACGCACGTCTGCTGTAGCGCTTCCTTCCACAGACGCGTCAAATCCACCTTTGAGAACATGAAGATCAAACAAGTTCATGGCAGAAAGTGATGCTCTtcctctgtcttgttttccagcacaaatatctaaacattcttgaatcgatacatttactggagaagagaaatgttCATGTAAAAAGATATTAAGTAAAAACTGATGAAAATGaagagtttgtgcttaaaacaagagcAAATATCTATGGAACCTTGTTTCCTGCGTGTAATAAAGTCAATAaattcaattctgactttataactcgcaattctgactttatatctcgcaattctgactttatttctcgcaattctgactttataattctcaattctgacttgatatgtcagaaaaataatcttgttttcacttttctgactccattggcagatatttgttttaagcataaactcacttaatatcttcagtcatttctcttctccagtaaatgtatcttgatttaagaatgtttagatatttgtgctggaaaacaagaca contains:
- the LOC127517388 gene encoding phospholipid phosphatase 1; protein product: MFSCKLSKDSSRSVFEDLRMFETKGLLSICVDVSCLLLAGLPFAVLNIQHTPFKRGFFCSDDTIKYPFKQDTISYQLLMGIMIPFALLLIIFGECFSIYLRSRASFSYEYIVCVYKAVGSFVFGAALSQSLTDIAKYTIGRLRPHFLTVCKPHWSLIDCKSGYIENFTCTGDPTHTNEGRLSFYSGHSSFSMYCMLFLALYLQSRMRARWARLVRPTLQFSFIAASLYVGLSRVSDYKHHWSDVLTGLIQGAIVALFTVFFVSDLFNAKCASNKDEEISHTSLQDTSDSPNNYGSTQ